A genome region from Cryptosporidium parvum Iowa II chromosome 8, whole genome shotgun sequence includes the following:
- a CDS encoding ER/lumen protein retaining receptor (KDEL receptor), signal peptide plus 4 or more transmembrane domains, producing KMNGFRLCGDMLHLLSIFLLLKKLRKSKSCLGISCKMQEIYLIVFCSRYIDLLWSFVSVYNTLMKVVFIASTSYCIYLMRYQIPISRTYDSNADSFPYHKYLLLPALLLGFITSEKWIVSEILWSFSIWLESVAILPQLVLLQQLREVENLTSNYVVTMGLYRLFYIFNWIYRFYAQHYVNWVGWIGGLIQTAIYVDFFYYYAMSKWYGQKLILPYSIEI from the coding sequence AAAATGAATGGGTTTAGATTGTGTGGTGATATGCTCCACCTTTTGAgcatttttcttcttttaaaaaagttaaGAAAGAGTAAGAGTTGTTTGGGTATTTCATGTAAGATGCAGGAAATCTATTTGATAGTATTTTGTAGTAGatatattgatttattatgGAGTTTTGTATCAGTATATAATACTTTAATGAAAGTTGTATTTATTGCAAGTACTAGTTAttgtatatatttaatgagATATCAAATTCCAATCAGTAGAACTTACGATTCAAATGCAGATAGTTTTCCATatcataaatatttattattaccagCCCTATTATTGGGTTTTATTACTTCTGAAAAATGGATAGTTTCTGAGATATTATGGAGTTTTTCAATCTGGCTTGAATCTGTTGCAATTTTGCCCCAATTAGTACTTTTACAACAATTAAGAGAAGTAGAAAATTTAACATCAAATTATGTTGTAACTATGGGACTTTATagattattttatatttttaactGGATTTACCGTTTCTATGCTCAACATTATGTAAACTGGGTTGGCTGGATTGGAGGACTAATTCAAACAGCAATTTATGTGGATTTCTTTTACTATTATGCAATGAGTAAATGGTATGGCCAGAAATTGATACTTCCTTATTCTATTGAGATTTAG
- a CDS encoding HBS1 eRFS. GTpase. (RNA metabolism; translation) has product MARTRSKYVELTDDDYYDAYDSDYYSDDDDNVAYERETITKTVKTKPTVQTDKKHVAKQNQDKGVKIQMKNEIISTPTIDNYSCVVLGHVDSGKSTLMGHLFVSLGLISEGVMRKYKKESEIIGKGSFAYAWIFDDCDDERERGITINISAKSMMIEKKLVTILDAPGHSEFIPNSFSISMFSDNIIVVIDSSGFDSGFQKGQTIEHIIYSLLADVSNIIFAVNKLDLCNWDEQVYSNIVNTISNYINLELADIKNDSNIIFLPISAYHGVNILNDKNNTFPKELSSWYQGPSLFEILSSINQSSKRSIPRPIECHCHKESKQFTSFSACILEIISVSSSEFKASLYIEYGQLKVGQSYHVLPFSESVKCKAISIHDHTYNTCNGPIYISSATFNCNIHPSIGNIIVSTISSKNNTRRNSNTPITSLLSSLYPIQISTKLKVKCLKFLNEILLSSKNIFWNVPGQSFMIYYHCEASPAILLSVRDDIFYFETEKEIVSYNKCSCNDNTNLSKVSVRFFGITVLIGEMIFH; this is encoded by the coding sequence ATGGCACGTACACGATCAAAGTATGTGGAATTGACAgatgatgattattatGATGCCTATGACTCTGATTACTATtcagatgatgatgataatgtGGCATATGAAAGAGAAACAATAACAAAAACAGTAAAGACAAAACCTACAGTACAAACAGATAAAAAACATGTGGCTAAACAAAATCAGGATAAAGGAGTAAAAATTCAGatgaaaaatgaaataatatcaacACCTACAATAGATAATTACAGCTGTGTAGTGTTAGGCCATGTTGATTCTGGTAAATCAACTTTGATGGGTCATTTATTTGTGAGTTTGGGACTAATTAGTGAGGGAGTGATGAGAAAGTACAAGAAAGAAAGTGAGATCATTGGAAAAGGATCTTTTGCATATGCTTGGATATTTGATGATTGTGATGATGAAAGGGAAAGAGGAATTACAATCAATATATCAGCTAAAAGTATGATGattgaaaaaaaacttGTTACAATATTGGATGCACCAGGACATTCTGAATTTATACCTAACAGcttttcaatatcaatgttttctgataatattattgtagTTATTGATAGCTCAGGATTTGATTCAGGATTTCAAAAAGGCCAAACTATTGaacatattatttattcactTCTAGCAGATGTATcgaatattatttttgctGTTAATAAATTGGATCTATGTAATTGGGATGAACAagtttattcaaatattgttaatacaataagtaattatataaatttagaaCTTGctgatattaaaaatgattcaaatattatttttttaccAATAAGTGCATATCATGGAGTCAATATTcttaatgataaaaataacaCCTTTCCCAAAGAACTTTCTTCTTGGTATCAAGGGCCTAGTTTGTTTGAAATTCTATCAAGCATTAATCAAAGTTCAAAAAGATCTATACCACGCCCTATTGAATGTCATTGTCATAAAGAATCTAAACAATTTACTTCTTTTTCTGCATGTATTCTAGAAATCATCTCAGTATCTTCATCTGAATTTAAAGCATCattatatattgaatatgGTCAACTTAAAGTTGGTCAATCTTATCATGTACTCCCTTTCAGTGAATCTGTTAAATGTAAAGCTATTTCTATTCATGATCATACATACAATACATGTAATGGACCCATTTATATCTCTTCTGCAACATTTAATTGCAATATTCATCCTAGCATtggtaatattattgtatcaactatttcttctaaaaataatacaagaCGTAATAGTAACACACCTATTACATCTCTACTTTCAAGTTTATATCCAATACAAATTTCCACAAAACTTAAAGTAAAATGTCTTAAATTCTTGAatgaaattcttttaagttccaaaaatatattttggaaTGTTCCTGGTCAATCTTTTATGATTTATTACCATTGTGAAGCTTCTCCCGCCATTTTACTTAGTGTCAGGGATGacatattttattttgaaactgaaaaagaaattgttTCATATAATAAATGTTCATGTAATGATAATACTAATCTAAGTAAAGTCTCAGTTCGATTTTTTGGAATCACCGTTCTTATTGGAGAAATGAtctttcattaa
- a CDS encoding Sec14d domain containing protein, with product MNAIFESNNSQHKSTLNMIKENRRRILIYNLRKVLGSGIGLKHDKQPVFYIRVVDLHLKTTLSFGSISELRQLIVWELEKVIYSFSEISMKEKNFISHISLVLDFSEMGIYTCKVEFQSFMRLISEILDFYSPLLINTIIIHKSKSLKENLWYSIEPIISLLYDREIITIFTDTEEELWKLLKPMNNAILHSRGGFIPNTCLYPVCSRSTVVPNIELCIQKENDQQHETCNKYSTYKSFFLSFKPDLSIKKFINNCVSIECKSIDRSYWTEEQNVIKTEQVQKNFIYDI from the coding sequence ATGAATGctatatttgaatcaaataatagtCAACATAAATCAACATTAAATATGATCAAGGaaaatagaagaagaattctGATATATAATCTTAGAAAAGTTCTAGGGAGTGGTATTGGTCTTAAACATGATAAACAACCAGTATTTTATATTAGAGTAGTTGATCTACATTTGAAAACAACTTTATCATTTGGATCAATCAGTGAACTTAGACAATTGATTGTTTGGGAATTAgaaaaagtaatatattctttttcagaaatatcaatgaaagaaaagaattttataTCTCATATTTCATTAGTTTTAGATTTTAGTGAAATGGGGATTTATACTTGTAAAGTGGAATTTCAATCTTTTATGAGattaatttcagaaattttagatttttattctcctttattaattaatacaataataattcacaaatcaaaatctttaaaagaGAATTTATGGTATTCTATTGAGccaattatttcattattatatgatagagaaattattacaattttTACTGATACGGAAGAAGAACTTTGGAAACTTTTGAAACCTATGAATAATGCTATTCTTCATTCAAGGGGTGGATTTATACCAAATACTTGTTTATACCCAGTTTGTTCTAGATCAACTGTTGttccaaatattgaattatgtattcaaaaagaaaatgatcaaCAACATGAAACTtgcaataaatattctacATATAAAAGTTtctttttatcatttaaaccagatttatcaattaaaaaattcattaataattgtgtAAGTATAGAATGTAAATCTATTGATAGATCATATTGGACTGAAGAACAAAATGTAATAAAGACTGAACAAGTTCagaaaaattttatttatgaTATTTAA
- a CDS encoding choline-phosphate cytidylyltransferase, giving the protein LKQSCKSKPKVIKGICKKNLCKKNSEILTEDSSENGSFIDDEKSDIFNKNTLADGQENNKECDTNRKIRIYADGVYDLLHLGHMRQLEQAKKMYPNTHLIVGVASDEETHRLKGRTVQTLQERTETLRHVKWVDEIISPCPWVIDEKFVEKHKIDFVAHDDVPYVAKQKKRDEEDSSNTDCNSSEEKPVISYDQDDIYGWLKRCGKFKATQRTKGVSTTDLVVRILQNYEEYIDRSLQRGVTPDELNIGYMKANQIQMKKGIQRWGEKVTNELTKVTLTDRPLGITFDESVDNIRNQIHKSFDAWRGVSKKYLEGFARTFDPMRSLFRENRISEGESPSFK; this is encoded by the coding sequence CTGAAACAGAGTTGTAAATCTAAACCAAAAGTAATAAAGGGAAtatgtaaaaaaaatttatgCAAGAAGAATAGTGAAATACTTACCGAGGATAGTTCTGAGAATGGAAGCTTTATTGATGATGAGAAAAgtgatatatttaataaaaatacttTAGCTGATGGACaggaaaataataaagaatgcGATACGAATAGAAAAATTCGAATTTACGCTGATGGAGTGTATGATTTACTTCACCTAGGACACATGAGACAACTAGAACAGGCTAAAAAGATGTATCCAAATACTCATTTAATAGTAGGTGTAGCAAGTGATGAAGAAACACACAGATTAAAAGGAAGAACGGTACAAACTTTGCAAGAAAGAACAGAAACATTAAGACATGTAAAATGGGTGGATGAGATCATATCTCCATGTCCATGGGTAATTGATGAGAAATTTGTTGAAAAACATAAGATAGATTTTGTTGCGCATGACGATGTTCCATATGTTGCAAAGcagaaaaaaagagatgaagaagattcATCAAACACAGATTGTAATAGCAGTGAAGAAAAGCCAGTAATTTCGTACGACCAAGATGATATTTACGGATGGCTTAAACGCTGTGGTAAATTTAAAGCTACTCAAAGAACAAAAGGTGTTTCTACAACAGATTTAGTCGTAAGAATTCTTCAGAATTATGAGGAATATATTGATCGATCTTTACAGAGAGGTGTGACTCCAGATGAATTGAATATTGGTTATATGAAGGCAAATCAAATCCAAATGAAGAAAGGTATTCAAAGATGGGGTGAGAAAGTTACTAATGAATTAACAAAAGTGACTCTCACTGACAGGCCACTAGGTATTACATTCGACGAGAGTGttgataatattagaaatcaAATTCACAAATCTTTTGATGCTTGGAGAGGAGTTTCCAAAAAGTATCTTGAAGGCTTTGCCAGAACATTTGACCCAATGAGATCGTTATTCAGAGAAAATCGTATTTCCGAGGGTGAATCTCCTTCCTTCAAGTAA
- a CDS encoding signal peptide plus His and thr repeats, signal peptide plus transmembrane domain or GPI anchor, predicted mucin — MKSLFSAIIFFLVFAISALNVNSQELILTTESAVSTDQSTFGNSSYVSPPINSTKASRNDTSSSDSSDTDDEKNPLKKFLEKIKKKRNLGLTNEEMDKFSEREEIDIAQKESSEASKDSNATTTTVKGKKGEYNNGYNHHHHHHHHNHHHHGYKPHKTTTTTTTTTTTTTTTTTTTTTSTTTTTTTTTTTTTTTTTTTTTTTTTTTTTTTTTTTTTTTTTTTTTTTTTTTTTTTEAPGSRINSLRRLRGLSEDNSQDVEEVNPQEEASRLSKLTNMTKEIKSSLVDTFNNTMSIDILNNTKSIVNQTLNSIEQIKNVTTSNLPLNSTILDQIKETRSVAVNQTTTTIENNLNNLTNVDLDSKVAILMAPINETLSILQETTNLTGLTNLTNTLKGTNFTGVVEDSILKNNLTQQFPFNGSLLLNGKVANITTFDILPVGQNNLEIDLNNTNSGSCPNGVCESDQEVDDEFTFDSDGHIIYKQGAVEKNTDKDGSAFSVSSSIYNFVFIFSIIISTIYLLQ; from the coding sequence atGAAGAGTTTATTTAGTgcaattattttctttttggtATTTGCAATTTCAGCTTTAAATGTAAATTCTCAAGAATTGATTTTAACAACTGAATCAGCAGTTTCAACAGATCAATCCACATTTGGGAATTCTTCTTATGTAAGCCCACCAATAAATTCAACAAAAGCATCAAGAAATGACACTTCTTCATCAGATTCAAGTGATACAGATGATGAAAAAAACCCACTTAAGAAGTTCCTAGAAAagatcaagaaaaaaagaaatcttGGGCTTACAAATGAGGAGATGGACAAGTTCAGCGAAAGAGAAGAGATCGATATTGCACAGAAAGAGTCATCCGAAGCATCAAAGGACTCTAATGCCACCACAACTACTGTTAAAGGAAAGAAGGGAGAATACAATAATGGTTACAaccatcatcatcatcatcatcatcataatcatcatcatcatgGATATAAGCCACATAAAACTACTACCACTACCACTACTACCACAACAACtacaacaacaactactactactactaccactagtactactactactaccactacCACTACCACTACcactactactaccactactactactactactactactactactaccacaacaactacaacaacaactacaACTACAACTACTACAACTActacaacaacaacaacaacaactactactactactactactacagAAGCTCCAGGTTCAAGAATCAATTCTTTAAGGCGTTTAAGAGGTCTTTCTGAAGATAATTCACAAGATGTTGAAGAAGTGAATCCCCAGGAAGAAGCAAGTAGATTAAGtaaattaacaaatatGACGAAAGAAATTAAGTCAAGTTTAGTAGATACATTCAACAATACAATGAgtattgatattttaaataacaCAAAAAGCATTGTAAATCAAACATTAAACTCGATTGAACAGATAAAAAATGTTACAACTTCAAATTTACCATTAAACTCAACCATTTTAGACCAAATCAAAGAAACTAGATCTGTTGCAGTTAACCaaacaacaacaactaTTGAGAATAATTTAAACAATTTGACAAATGTTGATCTAGATTCAAAAGTTGCTATTTTAATGGCTCCAATCAATGAAACTTTATCTATTCTTCAAGAAACAACTAATTTAACAGGACTGACCAACTTAACAAATACATTGAAGGGAACAAATTTTACTGGTGTAGTTGAAGATTCTATTTTGAAGAACAATTTAACACAACAATTTCCATTTAATGGATCTTTACTATTAAATGGTAAGGTAGCAAACATTACAACATTTGATATTCTTCCAGTTGGTCAGAACAATCTAGAAATTGATCTTAACAATACTAACTCTGGAAGTTGTCCAAATGGAGTTTGTGAAAGTGATCAAGAAGTTGATGATGAATTTACATTTGATTCTGATGGGCACATTATCTACAAACAAGGTGCAGTTGAGAAAAATACTGATAAAGATGGATCAGCCTTTTCAGTTTCTTCATCAATCTATAACTTTGTATTCATATTCTCAATAATCATTTCAACAATTTATTTACtacaataa
- a CDS encoding amino acid permease like integral membrane protein, signal peptide plus 11 transmembrane domain: MFSHEKSSMLTTILIVVATSVGVGCFYIPAAFKNCGAMAGLIISLIVGTFSVLSMKTLANASVKSGAESYGSLLFMAYSEEITTSLRIQRSENPFFSIPRLFDFLVFLDCLFCIPLFLIVLSDLIPALISYFGFVNDYLFMFSSKTAIISLFSLLFFPICIPSGCFNWIGLTFLSVISIFLCFASVISQSISSGFGINNIIKEISNISFNSNSISSYFSLLNICIFAFFAQFNIIQAASNLNNPSKSRLRILTAVTGIIIVFTYSIMSLISFSFLGDRTEEFLLNSLTDTSYLFFISRLLVVVSLFFIIPLHIYPMLDALTNFIDNDYLNEMLGSRNVQSGFNEQGMPLINNGNNVIASGTINKKTTFIRTKTGRISLLTLILFLSCIIGICFQNKPSSLVIMAGGFVDSIFVFLFPALIHHRVIYNKKEKFTSSPVRLLFSLFFIISVLGSVNSLLKLFYH, encoded by the coding sequence ATGTTTTCCCACGAGAAGAGTTCAATGTTAACTACAATTTTAATAGTTGTTGCAACTTCAGTTGGAGTTGGATGTTTTTATATTCCAGCAGCATTTAAGAATTGTGGTGCAATGGCAGGATTgataatttcattaatagtTGGTACATTTTCAGTATTATCAATGAAGACTTTGGCAAATGCAAGTGTGAAATCAGGTGCAGAATCGTATggatcattattatttatggCATATAGTGAAGAGATAACAACAAGTTTAAGAATTCAGAGATCGGAAAatccatttttttctataccaagattatttgattttctgGTATTTTTAGATTGTTTATTTTGCAtaccattatttttaattgttttatCAGACTTAATACCAGCGCtaatttcatattttggGTTTGTGAATGACTATTTATTTATGTTTAGTTCAAAAACTGcaataatatcattattttcactaTTATTCTTTCCAATATGTATTCCTTCAGGATGCTTTAATTGGATTGGACTTACATTTTTATCAGTAATTTCCATTTTCCTATGCTTTGCATCAGTAATTAGCcaatcaatttcatcaggttttggtattaataatattattaaagaaatttcaaatatatcttTCAACAGTAACTCAATTTCAAGTTACTTTtcattattgaatatttgtatttttgcATTCTTTGCACAAttcaatataattcaaGCAGCATCTAATCTTAATAATCCAAGCAAAAGTAGATTACGTATATTAACAGCTGTAACTGGTATTATAATAGTATTTACATATTCAATAATGTCATTgatatcattttcatttcttgGAGATAGAACTGAAGAATTTCTCCTTAACAGTTTGACTGATACAtcatatttattctttatttcaaGATTACTGGTTGTGGTATCTTTATTCTTTATAATTCCACTTCACATATATCCTATGTTGGATGCCCTTacaaattttattgataatgaCTATTTGAATGAAATGTTAGGTTCAAGAAATGTCCAGAGTGGTTTTAATGAACAAGGAATGCCATTGATTAATAACGGTAATAATGTTATTGCTTCTGgtactattaataaaaaaactaCTTTTATTAGAACAAAAACTGGAAGAATTTCATTACTTAccttaattttatttttatcatgTATTATTGGTATATGTTTCCAGAATAAGCCAAGTTCACTTGTAATTATGGCTGGTGGATTTGTTGACTCGATTTTTGTCTTCTTATTCCCTGCTTTAATTCATCATAGagtaatttataataaaaaggaGAAATTTACTTCAAGCCCAGTcagattattattttcattatttttcattatttcaGTACTTGGATCAGTAAATTCACtgttaaaattattttaccACTAG
- a CDS encoding coronin like WD40 repeat protein has product NKILLKMTLRMQSGVNSFKTLSSKILKENYTDLRIGTRLNEGPGLTCSSKFIAFANDGGGGSASIISMDSIGIRKPPIMMVSGHSAGITDMKFSPFYNNFLATSSDDRSIKTWKLPNNGEFFDVLESDMNDSQNIKRGEFIEKIASPIASLHGHEKRVTLIEFNRNANNILSSTSSDGEIAIWDLERSLKIFSYQENKNLCYDIKWNYFGNILATTNKDRLVRIVDPREQTTALNFLAHEGTRIGKCTWMGGFGTIQNKFVTTGFTKAGSRSVKLWDIRNIESPIIDIQLDIMSSTLYPNFDDNFKLLTVFGKGDGNFRVFKFDNEEDSLTLMEEVRTTKPQRGVCFLPTRCLDVSKSEVIRLFKAVNTDSIDVVSICLPRKQHSYSEDLFPDCFAGIPSCTSDDWRKGVSNPPVLVSMNPESEKKPYLPKDEDDLAKQLSIRSKSIQRSESGSSINLSRINSLNKQFSINSSRSFNYLNELPHILEESEDQLNDVNSLSRRSSSLRKGSKSSGFFSKLGSMLSFGKKSSSNVKITSKKSFELPKEELLIEDDIFNTPSEKNSIQGSTKSSYYNPVTDFGSLFNSPCKVAPNPKDCNLFEKKELEYSDILDYRAEYSGNTSVVDLPACHFSLGKPEIPCNLSSLNSPKCNTDFNSLSNKGFVKRMVEIINSANCNPATSQLESCGFNRAKLCKQSLPHRSPSNASLDTLSIISKSSTCSDFESISTNIITSIRRDLEDANKRISQLDQAIKSNYIPSKHKAIKEKQDIENKSAELTKLRDELSRLSSEYYDLNTAYRQQSALFGLYKEFYGELEDILAESFNGMKKVAAEKL; this is encoded by the coding sequence aacaaaattctattaaagaTGACACTTAGAATGCAATCAGGAGTTAATAGCTTCAAAACCCTGTCAAGTAAAATACTCAAGGAAAACTATACTGATCTAAGAATAGGTACTAGACTAAATGAAGGACCAGGATTAACATGTTCATCCAAGTTCATAGCTTTTGCAAATGATGGAGGAGGAGGGTCTGCAAGCATTATATCAATGGATTCAATAGGTATTAGAAAACCTCCAATAATGATGGTTTCTGGTCACTCAGCAGGAATCACCGATATGAAATTCTCTCCATTttataataactttttgGCAACCAGTTCTGATGATAGAAGTATCAAAACATGGAAATTACCAAATAATGGAGAATTCTTTGATGTTTTGGAAAGTGATATGAATGATtctcaaaatataaaaagaggagaatttattgaaaaaatagCTTCACCTATAGCAAGTTTACATGGCCATGAAAAGAGAGTAACTTTGATTGAGTTTAATAGAAATGCTAATAATATCTTATCTTCAACATCTAGCGATGGAGAAATAGCTATTTGGGATCTTGAAAGATCTTTAAAAATCTTCTCTTATCAAGAAAACAAGAATCTTTGCTATGATATTAAATGGAACTATTTTGGTAATATCTTAGCTACTACTAATAAAGATAGATTAGTTAGAATTGTAGATCCTAGAGAACAAACGACAGCATTAAATTTCTTAGCACATGAAGGTACCCGTATTGGTAAATGTACTTGGATGGGTGGCTTTGGTACTatacaaaataaatttgtaaCCACAGGATTTACTAAAGCAGGATCTAGATCAGTAAAACTTTGGGATATACGTAATATAGAATCACCAATTATTGATATACAATTAGATATAATGTCAAGTACTTTATATCcaaattttgatgataactttaaattattaactgTTTTTGGTAAAGGTGATGGAAATTTCAGAGtctttaaatttgataatgaagaagattctttaactttaatGGAAGAAGTTAGAACAACTAAACCACAAAGAGGAGTCTGCTTTTTACCAACAAGATGTTTAGATGTATCAAAATCCGAAGTAATTCGCTTATTTAAAGCTGTTAACACCGATTCTATTGATGTTGTTAGTATTTGTTTACCTAGAAAACAACATTCATACTCTGAAGATTTATTCCCTGATTGTTTTGCAGGTATACCATCATGTACTTCTGATGATTGGAGAAAAGGAGTTTCAAATCCACCAGTTCTTGTTTCAATGAATCCAGAATCTGAGAAAAAGCCATATCTACcaaaagatgaagatgatcTAGCAAAACAACTTTCTATCAGGTCAAAATCTATACAAAGAAGTGAATCAGGAtcttctattaatttaagCAGAATTAATTCACtaaataaacaattttcaataaattccAGTAGATCTTTTAATTATCTTAATGAGCTCCCACATATTCTTGAAGAAAGTGAAGATCAATTGAATGATGTAAATTCTTTAAGTAGAAGATCTTCATCACTTAGAAAAGGATCAAAATCATCAGgtttcttttcaaaattagGGTCAATGTTATCATTTGGTAAAAAGAGTTCTAGTAACGTTAAGATTACATCTAAAAAGAGTTTTGAACTACCAAAAGAAGAGCttttaattgaagatgatATATTCAATACCCCTTCagaaaagaattcaatTCAAGGATCAACAAAATCTAGTTATTACAATCCAGTGACTGATTTTGGTTCACTGTTTAATTCACCTTGTAAAGTTGCACCAAATCCAAAAGActgtaatttatttgaaaagaagGAACTTGAATATAGTGATATACTTGACTATAGAGCAGAATATTCAGGAAATACATCAGTTGTTGATCTCCCAGCATGCCATTTCAGTCTTGGAAAACCAGAAATACCATGTAATCTTTCATCTTTAAACAGTCCAAAATGTAATACAGATTTTAATTCCTTAAGTAATAAAGGATTTGTTAAAAGAATGGTAGAAATAATCAATTCAGCAAATTGTAATCCTGCAACTTCTCAGCTTGAAAGTTGTGGATTTAATAGAGCTAAACTCTGTAAACAAAGTCTTCCTCATAGAAGTCCAAGTAATGCATCTTTAGATACtctttcaattatttcaaaaagttCAACTTGTTCAGattttgaatcaatttcaacaaatattattaccaGTATCAGAAGAGATCTAGAAGATGCAAACAAGAGGATTTCACAACTAGATCAAGCTATAAAATCTAATTATATTCCTTCTAAGCATAAAgctattaaagaaaaacaagATATTGAGAATAAATCTGCAGAACTTACTAAACTTAGAGACGAACTTTCAAGATTAAGTTCAGAATACTATGACCTTAATACTGCTTATAGACAACAATCCGCTTTATTTGGCCTTTACAAAGAATTTTATGGAGAACTTGAAGATATTTTAGCTGAATCATTCAATGGTATGAAGAAAGTTGCAGCTGAGAAACTCTAA